In one Sebastes umbrosus isolate fSebUmb1 chromosome 13, fSebUmb1.pri, whole genome shotgun sequence genomic region, the following are encoded:
- the agr1 gene encoding anterior gradient 1 yields MLRWVLFALCLGICASASARKEAIKVAEPSPLSRGWGDSLDWVESYEKGLEMLENSKKPLMVIIHKENCTDCEALKKAFVASHPIQKMAKEDFIMVNLLTIETTDKNLAPDGDYVPRILFFGPSKTLLKIGGKYSTREYTYDPSDMVHLSVNMQLAKTPKHSEL; encoded by the exons ATGCTTCGTTGGGTCTTGTTCGCTTTGTGCCTCGGTATCTGTGCCAGTGCCAGTGCCAGAAAAGAGGCAATAAAAGTAGCGGAGCCTTCGCCCTTGTCAAGAG GATGGGGGGATTCTCTTGATTGGGTCGAAAGTTATGAAAAGGGCCTGGAAATGCTGGAGAACAG taagaAGCCTCTGATGGTCATCATTCATAAAGAAAACTGCACGGACTGTGAAG CTTTGAAGAAGGCATTTGTTGCGAGTCATCCCATCCAGAAAATGGCCAAAGAGGATTTCATCATGGTCAACCTGTTG ACTATAGAGACTACGGACAAGAATCTGGCCCCTGATGGCGACTATGTTCCCAGAATTCTCTTTTTTG GTCCATCTAAGACTCTGCTCAAAATCGGAGGAAAGTACAGTACTCGCGAATACACCTACGACCCTAGTGACATGGTACACT TGTCCGTAAACATGCAGCTGGCCAAAACCCCGAAGCATTCTGAACTCTAA